The region CATATAGTATATTATTTGTTTTGCAATCAATAaagttgtttggtgtcaaataactagatatgatttggatattaatctaaaaattgtttaactgaccaatgcttgaccagtacAGACCAGTTACCAGTGCTAACCAGAGCCCACCATAAGTAAATTATGCGTTTAATGATTAATTGCGCAGATAGTTTGAAAGACGGGTGTTAGTCACtttgtgatttaattgttttttaagcatcgattaattaatcttatcataacttatttgtaggcgcttcccacaaacattttctattcgttgagttttcaaacgcagtactgttcagatgattttcGTCAAGCTTGgagtcaagtagtaaaaaagtttatgtattagctttactatgcagtgaaaataacgcactgcggcaagtgaggtgctgtgatccagatgtgtaacctATTTATGGGTAAtatatttccatcatgtcaacgccattcaCAAACAGTAGCAAGACATACTGCTGGGCTCTAGAAATAGTaatacgacgacaagcacttttcgaattcgaccacgatattcgagaagtttcaattgggcagtggtggtcagtgatggtcactttatgaattttcaatggcgaatcctttcttgtttcaccaaatgcggtaccggtatatcgttatTTCAAGatgtttcaattggtcagtggtggtcagtgatggtcaatttatgaatttccaatggcgaatcctttcttgtttcataccaaacgctgtaccggtatatcgttctcacATTCGAGAAGCTAAagttggtcagtggtggtcagtgatagtcaatttattaaattttcgatggcgaatcctttctagtttgacaccataacgcggtatttcgttctcatattcgagaaatttgaattggtcagtggtggtcagtgatgaatttgcaatgatgattcATTAGTAGTTTGTAAACAAACGTGACTTGaaaaatttccgaaattcgtGTGTTAAAgtgttcagactcggggatatctcaattattggtcagttactgaccatcatggtgtcaaCATTGTGGTatatagctcaaatgaaacacgTGGAACCGATAAAGTGGtgtgatccaaaaatgccaTAACTGGAAAAGGCCGTCTCAGTCTCAATTGGACGAAATCAAATCGACCAGGAAAATTTAAATCTGGGAAGGCTACAGGcagtggtctttctacgaagccctTGCGGTATAGCGTATTGGTATTATGACATCTTTTTTGTACCACATcaagtaataagcatcgttgtaagcacttgaaacacccattaaccacttgaaactgtcagatcaaacatcataccgcatccctGCAAAAAGGggtagttcagcaaaccggagctTTCATTTGACTATCGAGACTAtcccgccagtacgggtagtCGAGCAAACCAGAAAACTCATAATGTGTaccattcaaatcaaatatgtTCAAATCGCAGATTTATAGATGAAAACTTCATTTCATTCGTCGTAAATACGTACATTTGTCGGTATAGTCGTAGCTGGTGCTTCTCCGAAGTGGTTACATGCATAATTCCATGTTTGAATTAAAGGGTAAGTGAcacttttatttttatttcaaaattcgataAGTTCTATCGAACTTAGGAAGACTTTGAAATAGTtctgttcaaaaatgtgtagttTCCGCGAAAATCGTGATTTTGTAAGACAATTTTTGACCTCATTTCGTTGTATACATCGCGTTAGAAATCATCGGCAATTTCCGTCGATCTCCGGCGCTGTGACGTCAATAAAGTGAGCACTGAAAATTCTCTTCTATGAGATAACGTTGCGTTTTTACTACTCGGCGTGTTTTCActgctttttctcaaatgccAAATCGTTGTGTTTGCTTTGGGTGCGATTATTCGGATAGGggtatattattttttccGAAGAATCCTGTTCTTCGAGAAAAATGGGCTTCTTTTGTAGGTTTAAAGCGATTGAATTGGAGCGGCCCAACGTCGAATAGCGTCGTGTGTTACCGGCATTTTACCAACGATGATTTCGTTAATAAAATGCAGTATGATGCACAATTTGCAAAGAGGTAAGTTTCATTCAGTCATCTTAACATTTATTCGAGACATGGTTTGAGAATAATTATTGTATGGGCTTGAAAATCACTGTTAAAAGGGTCGCATTTTCAAGtccaattcaaatcaataaaatttattttttccacgCGCGGTAtccaattcataattttttatGTCAAAATGCCGTTTAACTTTTGTTTGCTAAGCGTGATTGTAAAACCATGCCTTCTAGGTCAGCTTACATCGTGTGACAATAGAAACATCTTTTCATTGAACTACTACTATAGGCCACAGTGCATTGGCCATCGTACAATAGGCTTTTATTGTCATTGTGAGTGCCTTACTTCACTCACTAACTACaataacaaaatgaatatttcacgaGCCTTGTGAATTAACGGTTGCCTTTTGCTTGAAATAGATTGTTGCTGAAACAAGGAGCCGTGCCATCGATCCACACTGTGATAGAAACCCCTGAATCTACATCTCAACCAGAGGATTTCTTCTCGCCACCACGAAAGCCTGGACGAAAAGTGTTTGAGAAGAGGGAGAGACGGCGAGTCATTGCTGAGACTGAGAGCCAGGTTTTGCATAATCTTCAACCAAATTTGGTAGAAGATTATGCAAAACCTGGTGAAGATGACGGCGGGGAAGTGTATGCGGAACCCGGTATCAAATCAGAGTTCGAGGCGACAAGAGAATTTGCTGTGCAGGCTGAACCGGATTGTAAATCTCGAGGTAGGATTTTCATGATGGTATGGTGTATCATTGTCATTCAGTTTTGAATATATCACTGTAATCATTGAATTTCATGttatttaatgataattttttctaGGGATGCAAACGCTGAAAGAAACTGCACAGGTGAAGACCAAAATTGTGTACCGCATCAAACCTAAGATTATCTACAGAACGCCATTTAAGGCTCAGCGTTCAGTTGGAATCCAGGAAAATGCATTGAGTGAGTATTCTTTATTCAGTCTATATCGTATTATGGTACGGCTTGTATTATGGggttttttatgatatcatcTATTCTCCCTATCTATTTAATCCTACTACTGTGATTGGTCTGTTTTAGCCCGAAACATTGGTATTCAATGTAAGCGACCTGCTGAAGAACTTACAAATACCTCAAAAGCCATTTGTATTGGAGAAGAATCAGATTTAGGGAGTGACAGTGAAGATGATGACTATCATCCAGATTCGGCAGAAGAGTCAGAGATGGACAGTGGCTCTGAGGATGATTCTGAAGGCAGAGTTATGTTTGAAGAAATGAGGTTAGTAAAGTATAATATTTTAATcatgaatgatattttcctttcTTTTGTATAAAACTTCATTTATCATTGCAGTGATGAATCGGATAAGTCGTATAAAGACCAAACCAAGATTATTGTGTTCCAGTCAGCAATTCTGCAGCTGTTACAATACTGCCGGCGCTGTGGAAGAGAGAACCAAGTTTGGAAGAGGCACAGAGGAACAATGTTGACTGTCAGAACAGATTGTTTGAATTGTGGTGAAACTACTGAATGGTCCAGCCAACCAACAGTTGCTCGAGGAATTCCTATATTGGATGTTTTAGTAAGTGCCATGGTTCTTTTAACAGGAAGTTTGCCCACAAAAGTTTTTCGACTGTTCAAGTAAGTTGCAGTAAAAACAATACTTTCAGTCTAATCAAACATAATTTTTTAAAGTTATAAATGTAATGGTCAATCCAATTTCAGTTTCATGAATATAAAGGCTCAGAGTACCAGGACATATTTCCGGTACCAGAAAAACTATCTTCACGATGCTGTTTCATCTGTGTGGGAAGCAAGTAGATCGGCACTTGTCAACAAATTACCAGGGCCACGATTGCTTGCTGGTGATGGACGTTGCGATTCTATGGGTCATTCTGCTAAATTTGGAAGTTACACTCTGATGGATTTAATAACTAACAAAGTGATCGCGTTTCAACTTGTTCAGGTATGTCAGAACCATAAAATCTTGCTTTTTCCTGAATTTAAAACAGAGAAAGGTTTACGTCTATCTttgttattgatttttatagTCGAATGAGGTAAAGAATTCAAATGCAATGGAATTGGAAGGCTTAAAGCGTTGCCGAATACAGATAGGAAACCTGTAAGTGATGGCATTTATTTCGGATATGCACATTCAAATTACTAAATGGACAAGGGAAGTTTGGAATGTAGCTCACTATTATGACTGCTGGCACGTTGTTAAAAGTAAGTTCAAAAATTCTTTGTGTAGAATTTACATATCACTCACGGAATCAAAAATGAGACGAAAtactaatttttcatttcaaggtATAACTAAGAAACTAGAAATAATGTCAAGGAAAAAGGAATGTGAAGAAATCAAGGATTGGATAAAGTCAATAAAATGTCATTTGTACTGGTGCGCTGCATCATCATCACCCGGGGATAAAGAAGGCATCAGTAAAAAATGGTCATCAGCAGTCACACACATCCAAGACAATCATGAAGACTGCAGCCATGAACCCATAACATCAGAAAAGAAATGGCTTTATCCAGGTAAGATATTATCTATTGCAACTACTGAATCAGAAATTATATCTAATTTCATGTGATGAAACATTTGATGTACTATTTACAGGATCTTTGGTTGGTGATTCTATGCAAAAATATCTGACGAATACACGGGTTATAAATAAAGTGAAGATGATGTCACCATACGGCCAGACCAGTAAACTGGAGTGTCTTCACagtttattcaatcattttgccCCGAAGATGATTCAGTTTTCTTACAATGGAATGACAAGCAGGTAAGCAAAGTATATAACAATTGagtgatttctattttttcatacATATGTCCCTGCTAAGACTTATATCAATGTCTTATGTCTTCTCTTAGGTTACAAATAGCTGCCCTACATTTCAATGAGAATAGTGACAGAATACAAGGCACAAAGATTGATGGGACAAAAAAATATAGCATTGTCTATCCAAAATACAAGGACACCCACACATTACGAAAACTACTCACTGATGCCACTTATGGTGAATATTAAAGTCATTAACTAAACTtatgtaaataattcattaccaAACACATTGTTGGCTAAcagtgttttttatttcagaatatgTCGACATTTGCTGGAACAAGATACTCGAGGACGTGGAAGAAGCAGATAGGCCGAGGAAAATAATCACAGTACCACCAAATCTCACAtcaaacaaagaaaaaatcaCCAAAGAGGAAGCCATCGCAATGCACAGGACAAGATTCAAAAAAACTAATAGATGATTGAATGGTAAGTCTCTTGACATTTGTATTGAAggtataatttcatttaaaattgTAATACATGCACATGAAAACATGAcaattatattgattttcttaaaaaatacattctttTTAGGTCTGCGGAAAAATGATGACCCGAAGTGATGATTTAATTCGAAAAATAATGTAcgaagaaatatatttgaaatttggcCGTTCAAAGATACCGAGTACGTTTTATTTCAACATCAGGAATCATGATATATCTTGTATTCGTTTTATAATtcaacctaaaatatttttcatgtctTTTTCAGGTGATAAAGACAAAATATCTACATTTGCATGGGAAGATTAATGGTGAAACTACAAGTCTAAGTGAAAGTTGTAGACACCAGTTCACTCAATAAATGATCTGTAGAAAATTGATaggaaactgaaaataaaattattgatCTGCTTAAGCATAACAAAACTGCTCCTTACTTGAACAATTAATTGCGATCAGATGTTTAAATTAGAACTCAATGGATTGAAAGCAAAACGTTTTATACAttataaatatgcaataaaatttatattttatatctaaGCGATGTCATTGTTTTATTAAAATATCTGTAAGAAAAGCACAAGTTAAAAAGAATATATAAACATCGTTAGAATTTTTAAGTTGAattcttctattttaattCATTATGGTCCATCAATCGACACATTACGAAATCCTTTATATACATGGTCCTCCTCATAACCGTCCTCAGGGAAATGTGCGCGGATGCACGAAACGACACAAGCAGGCAAAATTCTCCTATTCTCCTTGCCCAAATATCCCCAACACCACCGAACAAATGATCTGTATGCTACATGTCTTAATTTCGCATTTGCTGGCCCTTCAAAACTTTTCCGTCCGTACTGCCGTTTGAATTCGGTCCACATCAGCTGCAGGACCCAAGGGTTCAAACAGATCGAAGCGAAAGCTGCTGTGTCCGTCATGCAGGTCTCTTCATTTTGTCCGGACTCCTCCCAAACCCATTCCAGTCTTCTTTTCACGACATCAATCTCCATACAGCACACACACTCTTGCTCCGTCTCTAAGATCTGACAGTGTCCACATTGGCACCTAACAAGATTATCcataaaaatatgtttaagGTATGGATATAGGTATCTACTTGTTGTAAGCCTATGCTGATGCAATGCAGTGCAAGAATAGTCCAGCAGTGCCAGCACAACGACGTTGAATCGCACTGAGCTTTTGAAACGAACATGATAAGATTCTCTCAACTTCGCCAACAAAGCTCAAAAACCTATAATTAAATCTACGGCTTAATGaatcttaaaatatatatttttaagttAATTGTTATATGAACATACCACTGATTCAGATTATCCAGCTCCAAACGGTTTATTCGGC is a window of Tubulanus polymorphus chromosome 2, tnTubPoly1.2, whole genome shotgun sequence DNA encoding:
- the LOC141899739 gene encoding P2X purinoceptor 7-like; its protein translation is MASIEMNRESDNGSDSSEFNATSASNSDESLSDFEWQETSDEEELMIGPYLYEPEAEPKRNGDGPRPEAEGDDDEGRINRLELDNLNQWCQCGHCQILETEQECVCCMEIDVVKRRLEWVWEESGQNEETCMTDTAAFASICLNPWVLQLMWTEFKRQYGRKSFEGPANAKLRHVAYRSFVRWCWGYLGKENRRILPACVVSCIRAHFPEDGYEEDHVYKGFRNVSIDGP
- the LOC141898972 gene encoding uncharacterized protein LOC141898972, whose product is MQYDAQFAKRLLLKQGAVPSIHTVIETPESTSQPEDFFSPPRKPGRKVFEKRERRRVIAETESQVLHNLQPNLVEDYAKPGEDDGGEVYAEPGIKSEFEATREFAVQAEPDCKSRGMQTLKETAQVKTKIVYRIKPKIIYRTPFKAQRSVGIQENALTRNIGIQCKRPAEELTNTSKAICIGEESDLGSDSEDDDYHPDSAEESEMDSGSEDDSEGRVMFEEMSDESDKSYKDQTKIIVFQSAILQLLQYCRRCGRENQVWKRHRGTMLTVRTDCLNCGETTEWSSQPTVARGIPILDVLVSAMVLLTGSLPTKVFRLFNFMNIKAQSTRTYFRYQKNYLHDAVSSVWEASRSALVNKLPGPRLLAGDGRCDSMGHSAKFGSYTLMDLITNKVIAFQLVQSNEVKNSNAMELEGLKRCRIQIGNLIYISLTESKMRRNTNFSFQGITKKLEIMSRKKECEEIKDWIKSIKCHLYWCAASSSPGDKEGISKKWSSAVTHIQDNHEDCSHEPITSEKKWLYPGSLVGDSMQKYLTNTRVINKVKMMSPYGQTSKLECLHSLFNHFAPKMIQFSYNGMTSRLQIAALHFNENSDRIQGTKIDGTKKYSIVYPKYKDTHTLRKLLTDATYVFFISEYVDICWNKILEDVEEADRPRKIITVPPNLTSNKEKITKEEAIAMHRTRFKKTNR